DNA sequence from the Gordonia polyisoprenivorans genome:
CACGGCCATGGCCGATCCCCCACCCCGGACCGGATTCGTCGAACGCGCCCTCGCCGCGGCGTATGTCGGTGGGCTCGAACCCATCTTGTGTCTCACCAAGTCCGATCTGGCCGATCCCACCGAGTTCACCAGTGCCTTCGACGGACTCGACCTGATCATCGTGCGCGCCGGTCGCGACGATCCACTCGACGACGTCCTCGGCTTGCTGCGCGGGCACCTCACCGCATTGATCGGGCACTCCGGCGTGGGCAAGTCCACCCTCGTCAACCGCCTTGTGCCCGAAGCCGAACGGGCCACCGGTGTGGTCTCGGGGGTCGGCAAGGGCCGACACACCTCCACCGCGTCGGTGGCGTTGGTGTTGCCGCCACATCCCGATGACGTGCGAGGTCCCAAGAACCAGGGCCGACGGTCGTGGGTCATCGACACCCCCGGAATCCGCTCATTCGGTCTCGCCCACGTCGACGCCGACGACATCGTCGACGCCTTCGACGATCTGCGCGATGCCATCGAGAACTGTCCGCGCGGCTGCACCCACCTCGGACCGCCTGCCGATCCGGAATGCGCACTCGACGCCCTCACCGGCGCCTCGCATCGTCGCGCGATGGCGGTGCGGCGCCTGCTCGTCGCGGTGGGTGGCGGCGGGACCGACCCCGAGCCGGAATCGACGAGCGTCGACTCGGAGTAGGGTGCCGGTGGGTGGTGGGGCCGGTGGGTGGTGGTGGCGAAACCAGCGTCGGCGCAGGCGGTCTCGAGGCTCGGCGCACGCGCCTCGCACCTCGACCATCGGGGTTGGAACCATCGGGGCGAAACGACCGGCTACCACGTAGCCATCGGGGTTGGAACCATCGGGGGTAAGCGGCCTCGAGACCCGCCTCAGCGATCGACGACGGTCGTCTCGAAGAAGTAGCGGTCCGCGCGGTAGGCGTGGCGACCCACCTCGACGACCTTGCCCGCATCGTCGAATGCAGTGCGCTGCATGGTCAGCAACGGCGCACCCGGCTCGACGTCGAGCAGAGTGGCCTCCTCGGCGTCGGCGGCTTTCGCGCCGATGACCTGGCGGGCAAGCCGAATGTGGACGCCCTTGGCGCGCAGCCCCTTGTAGAGGCCGCCGTCCTCGAGATCGCCTGGCGGCGGGCAGATGTCGGCGGGTAGGTGATTGGTCATCACCGCCAGTGGCTCGCCGCCTGCGCTGCGTAGCCGTCGGATGGTGACAGCCTCCGCGTCGGCATCGAGACCGAGATCGGTGCGCAGGTCGTCGTCGGGCACCGACCGCCGGTACTCGAGAAGCTGTGTCTCCGGGTGCATTCCGGCCGTGCTGAGATCGTCGAACAGACTGGTCAGTTCCACCGAGCGGTTCACCGGGCTCTGCACCACCTGGGTGCCGACGCCCCGTTTGCGCACGACGACCCCCTTGTCGACGAGCTCCTGGATCGCCTGGCGGATCGTCGGGCGGGAGAGCTTGAGCCGTTTGGCGAGATCGAGCTCGTTCTCGAGACGATCACCCGGAGCGAGCTCGCCACCGATGATCGCGGCCTCGATCGCGCGGGCGAGCTGGTGATACAGCGGCACCGGGGTCGACCGATCGAGATCGATCTGGAGCTGCGTGGTGGCCTGTGTCATGCCTCATAGTATGTCATAACAACCAAACATATGCGTCTTTGACAGGTCGATCAGTCGCCCGGGATGTTGTGCGGCGTGATGACGGCGATCTACGACACTTGCGGACGATGACCCCCGACGAGAGCGCCGTGATGGCTCATCACGATCTTCGCAACCTGCCGCATGTCCGAATGCGCCGACATCGACATGGTGACCATCGCCACGGGTCAATCGAAATCGACCGCGCATCAGCAACTTCATCGCGCGGTGACTTACCGATACCTGCGAGCAGATCGTCGGGCGAGTCGAAGACCGGAGCCCCCGGGAGGTCCGTCGCCACCTCGCGGCGGCGGTCAGGGTTGCCGGTGGCCACCCCGGCCAGCTCGATCTCCGGCACCGCCTGGATACAGGGCGCATGGAAGATCCGTCCACCCGCGCCGTAACCGACCAACCCCAGTCTCACCATCGTCTCCACTTAATTTGTCCGGACATTGGTACAAATGTAGCGTCAGGCGGTCCGCGTCGTTACCTCCCGGACGATGTCGAGCACCGCCCGGGCGGCCGTCGACGGCGAGCGCACCGAGGAGTGCGCGATCGAGACAACCCAGTCGAGATCACGGTCGGTGCAGGGCACCCCCACCGCTCCGGCGTGGTCGTGGGCGACGCTCCAGGGCACCAATGTCACCCCGAAATCGTTGAGCGCCAATCGGATACCGAACTCTTGATCGGCCACCTCGATCACCGATCGGCGATGCGGGAGCCACTTGTCGGTCACCGCGCGGGTGCCCCAGCCGGGCGGGTAGTCGATGGTGCGTTCGGCGGCGAGATCCGCGGCCGCGAAGCCGCCGGCCCGAACCAGCCGGTGGTCGGGGTGGGCCACGAGCACCAGAGGCTCTCGGGCCAGCCGGTACACGGTGATGCCGGGGATCTCCTGATCCGGACCGCCGAGCAGTGCCAGATCCAGCGTTCCGTCGCGCAGCCCGCGGATGTTGCCCTGACTGCCCTGCGGATTCTGCCGCATCGCGATCGCGACACCCGGATGCCGCCGATGCACCGCCCCGAACGCCTCCGCGAGATCGATGGTGACGATGTTGACCAAGGCACCCACCGCGACATCACCGCGGATGTCCCCGCGCAGCGCCGCGAGGGCGTCGACGATCTCGGCGCGCGCCCGGACCGCGGCTCGAGCGGGTTCGACGACGGCGCGCCCGGCCTCGGTGAGCACCAGCGTGGTCGGGGTGCGATCGAAGAGTTGCGCGCCGACCTCGCGCTCGAGTTTGGCCACCGACGTCGACACCGCCGACTGCACGACCTGCATCGACCGTGCCGCAGCGGTGAAGGTGCCATGCTCACAGCACGCGAGGAAGTAGTCGAGTTGCCGCAGTTCCATCGTGATCGCCCTCTCACTCGCCCCCGCCGACCTGGCAATCATCTTCCACGTAGATGTGGCCATCAGAATCTATCGCTTTTCTTCACGGCGACCGCGCCGCACCATGGACACATGGCTTCGACGACCTCCTCCCCGACCACCCGACTCAGCCGGGTGATCGTGCTGTTGTTCGCGGTGACCGCGGGGTCCTCGGCGGGCTGTCTCTACTACCTGCAGCCCCTGCTGCACGAGGTCGGCGGCGACCTCCACGTCTCGACGACGGCCGCGGGCCTGATCATCTCGGTGACCCAGGTCGGCTACCTGATCGGTCTGGCTCTGGTCGTACCGCTGGGCGACTTCCTGGACCGCCGACGGCTCGTCGGCGGGCTGCTGGTCGTGTCGTGCATCGGTTTGGCGATCGCCGCGGCCGCACCCACCTACGCGGTCCTGATGATCATGGTGTTCGCGGTCGGGGTGTCGGCGTCGGCGGCACAGGTGGTCGTACCGTGGGCCGCGGCGGTGGCCGGGCCGAGTGAACGCGGCGCCGTCGTCGGCACGGTGATGAGCGGATTGCTCGTCGGCATCCTGTTCTCCCGCGTCCTGTCGGGCCTCATCGCGCAGGCGGGCGGCTGGCGCACCGTGCTCGTCGTGGCCGCGGTCATGCAGGTGATGATGGCCGCCGCGGTCTGGTGGCGGGCGCCGCACACCGCGGTCGAGCGCTCGGGCACCACGTCGTATCCGCGTGTGCTGGCCTCGATCGCGACGCTGATCCGGTCGGAGAGCGTCCTGCGCCACCGCATGGTGCTCGGCGGACTGAACATGGCCGCGTTCTCGGCGATGTGGACGGCGATCGCCTTCCTGCTCGCCGGAGCCCACGGCTCGTCGTATCACTTCTCCGACGCCGAGATCGGGCTGTTCGGTCTGGCCGGGGTGGCCGGTGCGCTGGCCGCCCCACGGGTCGGCAGACTCGCCGACCGCGGCTATCTGCGCCACACCCAATACGGCGTGTGGGTCGTCCAGCTTCTCAGCTGGGGGCTGTTGTGGGCGGGTGCGCACCAGGTGCTGGTGCTGATCCTCGCGCTGCTCGTCTTCGATTTCGGCGTGCAGGGCGTGCAGATCGCCAACCAGGCCGCGGTGTACTCGCTCGACGGCGAGGCACGCTCTCGGCTGACGACCGCCTACATGGTGGCCTACTTCGCCGGCGGCGTCGCGGGTTCGGCGTTCGGCGGATGGGCATATCAGACCGGCGGGTGGAACCTGGTGTGCGCTGCGGGCGCGGCTACCGCGGTGCTCGGCATCGTGCTGTGGGCGGCGTTCGCTATCGGTGAGCGCGAGCACTCGGTGCAAGGAATCGCCGCGCAGCAACGGCTGCGCGGCGAAGTCCAGGCGGTCTAGGGCGTGTCTCTGAGCCCGACTCAGCGCGCGTGACGACGCAGCCGTCGCCTGCGCCGGGCCTCGGCGATGGCCGAGCGCAACCCGAGCGCCTTGTCGATGCCCGCGAAACGACGTTCCGAGGCGGTCTCGGGTGCATCGTCGGCGGTGTCGCGCAGGAACCGGTCCGGCAATGCGAGTTTGTTGATGGTGCGCAGCGTCTTGCCGTACTGCACCCACAGTGAGCCGGTCGTGTAGGGCAGATCGTATTTGTCACACAGCGCGCGCACCCGCACCGAGATGTCGGCGAGCCGGTTGCTCGGCAGGTCGGGGTACAGGTGGTGCTCGATCTGGTAGCAGAGGTTCCCCGACATGAATGCCATGGCCGGGCCGGCACGAAAGTTGGCGCTGCCCAACATCTGTCGCAGGTACCACTGGCCCTGGGTCTCGTTCTCGAGGGTGTCGACGGTGAATTTCTCCGCGCCGTCCGGGAAGTGCCCGCAGAAGATGACCACATACGCCCAGAGGTTGCGGATCAGATTCGCCGTCAGATTCGCGGTCAGGGTGTGCCGGAAATTCGGCCCGGTCAGCGCCGGGAACAACACATAGTCCTTGGCGACCTGCTTGCCGATCTTGCGGCCGAATTCCTTCATCTGCGGGATCGCGACCTCTTTGGGCTTCTCGCCCTGAATGACCTCTTTGAGCGCGAGGTCGTGCAGGCCGATGCCCCACTCGAAGGTGGCTGCCAGGAGCAGATTGAACAGCGGCTGCAGCGCGCGTCGCGGTTCCCAGGGCTCGTCGCGGGTGACCCGCAGGATCTTGTAGCCGACGTCGTGATCCATGCCGACGACGTTGGTGTACTTGTGATGGATGTAGTTGTGGGAGTGCTTCCAGTGCGGCGACGCGCACACCATGTCCCATTCCCACGTCGTCGAGTGGACCTCGGGATCGTTCATCCAATCCCACTGCCCGTGCATCACATTGTGCCCGAGTTCCATGTTCTCGATGATCTTGGCCAGCGCGAGCGCACCGGTGCCCAGCAGCCACAACGGCCGCCGATGACTGCCGAGCAGCGCGAGACGCCCGGAGACCTCGAGGACCCGGTGAGCGAGAATCGTGCGCCGCAGGTAGGTGACGTCGCGCACCCCGCGGTCGGCCTCGATCTCGCGGCGCAGCGCGTCGAGTTCGGCCCCGAGCGCCTCGACGTCGGCGTCGGTCAGGTGGGCGTACTCATTGATGTCGGTGATTGCCATCGGTGTCCATTATGCGCTTGCGGCGCCGAGACGGGGAGCCCGCCTCAGGCCGCGCGACGCTCCACCACCTGGGACGATCGTCCCACTCGGGTCCGCCGACGCTCGCGCATGGACTTGATCGCCGAGCGCAGTCCGCGGCGCCGACCGGTCAACGGGTCGACGGTCGCGTGCAGTCGAGTGCCCTCGGGCAGACCTTGCTTGAAACGACGTTCGGACGCAGTCTCGGGTGCGTCGTCGGCGGTTGCCGAGAGGTATTTGTCCGGCAGCGACAACTTGGCGATGGTGCGCCACGACTTCGCGTACTGCAGCGGGAACGAGCCGGTGGTGTAGGGCAGATCGTACTTCTCGCACAGCGCGCGCACTCGCACCGCGATCTCGGCGAGCCGATTGCTCGGCAGGTCCGGGAAGATGTGGTGCTCGATCTGGTAGGAGAGGTTGCCGCTCATGAACGCCAGCACGGGACCGCACCGGAAGTTGGCGCTGCCCAACATCTGTCGCAGATACCACTGCGCCTGCGTCTCGGAGTCGACGTCCTGCTTGGTGAACTTCTCGGCGCCGTCCGGGAAGTGCCCGCAGAAGATGACGGCGTTGGTCCACACGTTGCGGATGACGTTGGCCATCGCGTCGGCGGTCGCCGCCTTGCGGAAAGCCGTTGCGGCATCGCGCTTGTCGCCGCCGAACGCCAGGGCTGCCGCGGCGACCAGCGTCGGCTGCACGGCGTAGTCCTTGGCGAGCTGGCGGCCCACCTTGCGGCCCACATCGGCCAGATCCCGGCGGAACTGTTCCTTGGCCTCGGGGGTACGGCGCTTCTTGCCGAGCTCGAGATGCTGTGCGGCAACACCGTATTCGAACAACAGCGCCAGCAGGGCGTTGTACACCAGGTTGCCCAGGTAGAACGGCTGCCATCGCTGATCGCGCGTCACGCGCAGCAGCCCGTAGCCCACGTCGTCGTCCATGCCGAGCACGTTGGTGTACTTGTGATGGATGTAGTTGTGGGTGTGCTTCCAATGCGCCGAGGGATCGGTGTTGTCCCACTCCCAGGTGGTCGAGTGCACCTCGGGATCGTTCATCCAGTCCCACTGCCCGTGCATCACGTTGTGCCCGAGCTCCATGTTCTCCACGATCTTGGCAACGCCGAGCGTGGCCGCGCCCGCCCACCACAGCCCGCGGTTGCGCGAGCCGGCGATCATCGTCCGGCCGGCGAGCTCGAGGCCACGCTGGAAGCGGATGGTGTTGCGGATGTAGCGGGCGTCACGCTCACCGCGCGCCGCCTCGATGTCGGCCCGGATGGCATCGAGTTCGGCGCCGAGGGCTTCGACGTCGGACTCGGACAGGTGGGCGTATTCGGGGATGTCGGTGATCGCCATGGATTCCTCTCACCTCACGCCGCGGCCGGGACAAGCTACTCCCGCCTACGGCTACGTTTCCGTAACTTACGACAGCGTAGGTTACTGGGCGCGAGGTGTCCAGCCTTGGTGAAACAGACATCGGTGCGACCTGGGTCGGGACCGCTCAGAGTGTGCAGTTCTCCCGCAGGAGTTCGTATCCGACGAGATCCTCGATATGGCCGTCGGAACTCGCCGCCAGGGGCTGGGTGCCGAACTCGGTGAAGCCGGCGTTACGGGCGAGCGCCCGGCTGCCCTCATTGGAGGCCGCTGCGAACATGGTCAGCCGCCGGATGTCGAGGACGTCGAAGATGTGGCGCACCGCCGCCGGGAATGCTTCTCCCAGAACACCTTTGCCACGCGACGCCGGATGCGTGTAGAAGCCGATCTCGGCGCCGGTGACGTCGTCGATCGCGAAGATCGAGATGTCGCCCATGTATTCGTCGGTCTCCTGATCGGCGACCGCCCAGGTGCAGGTGCTCCCGCACGCGGCGGTCCACCACTTCCGGGTGCGTTCGACTGCCGCATGTTCGACCGACAGCGGATCGGGGCGCTCGAAGAGGTATTTGCGCGAGATCGGGTCGTCGAGGGTCTCGCGGATACGCTCGTCGTCCTTCTCGGCCAGCGGGCGCAACCGGAATCGCTCGGTGTCGAAGGTGGTGGCGTGCCACCGCGATTTCGGTGCGAAGTCGTCGCCGGCATGCCACTTGGCACACCACGCGTCGACGACGCGGCTGTTCATCTCGAGCCAGTCGGGCAGGCGCGCGAGCAGGGTGAACCCGGCGGCGTGCGCGACCCGAAGACTCGCCAGATTGCCCTCGGCGGCGTGGAACCGCACGACCTCCACGTCGCGTTCGGCGGCTGCATACGTCATCGCGAGCACCACCGCCCGGCGCGCGAGACCCGCTCCCCGGGCATCGGGATGCAGGACGAATCCGACCTCGACGATCCGCCCGGCGCCCTGCAGCTCGACACTGCCTGCGAATCGCCCCTCGTGCTCGATCGCCCAGGTCATGGAATCGCCGTCATCCCACCCTCGCAGAGCCCCGTCGATGAAACGCTCGGCATCGGAGCGGCCGTAGGGCGAGGGCATACGCGCCCAGCGCATGGTCAGCGGGTCGGTGGCGTAACCGACCACGCGATCGATGTCGTCACTCCGGTGTGCCCGCAGGGTGACCACCCCGTCGGAGCAGACCGGAACCTCGGTCGTTTCGGACAGTCGGGACACTTCGGCTCGCACGCGGATCTCCTCCGTGGTCGACAGCAGCCGTGTTCGAGCCTAACGGGTCTGCGACGACGGGGCGATGTTTGCGCCCGATCGACCGTGTCCCGCCTCGTCGGCGGGCGTCGACGCGGCCGGTGTCAGACGTCGAGGGTGCAGTCCCCCGCGGCCGCGCTGACGCAGGTCTGGATACGTTCACCCTCGACGTGTTCGACACCCGACCGCAGATCGCGAACGCATCCGCGGTCGAGCATCACCACACAGCTCTGACAGATGCCCATGCGGCACCCGAACGGCATGAGTACCCCTGCCGACTCCCCTGCCTCGAGCAGTGTCGTGGCGCCGTCGACCTCCTCGGTCCGCCCGGAACGACCGAAGGTGACCGTTCCGCCGACCGCACCCACCACGCCCCGCTCGAGCGCGAACC
Encoded proteins:
- a CDS encoding fatty acid desaturase family protein, which codes for MAITDINEYAHLTDADVEALGAELDALRREIEADRGVRDVTYLRRTILAHRVLEVSGRLALLGSHRRPLWLLGTGALALAKIIENMELGHNVMHGQWDWMNDPEVHSTTWEWDMVCASPHWKHSHNYIHHKYTNVVGMDHDVGYKILRVTRDEPWEPRRALQPLFNLLLAATFEWGIGLHDLALKEVIQGEKPKEVAIPQMKEFGRKIGKQVAKDYVLFPALTGPNFRHTLTANLTANLIRNLWAYVVIFCGHFPDGAEKFTVDTLENETQGQWYLRQMLGSANFRAGPAMAFMSGNLCYQIEHHLYPDLPSNRLADISVRVRALCDKYDLPYTTGSLWVQYGKTLRTINKLALPDRFLRDTADDAPETASERRFAGIDKALGLRSAIAEARRRRRLRRHAR
- a CDS encoding LysR family transcriptional regulator, encoding MELRQLDYFLACCEHGTFTAAARSMQVVQSAVSTSVAKLEREVGAQLFDRTPTTLVLTEAGRAVVEPARAAVRARAEIVDALAALRGDIRGDVAVGALVNIVTIDLAEAFGAVHRRHPGVAIAMRQNPQGSQGNIRGLRDGTLDLALLGGPDQEIPGITVYRLAREPLVLVAHPDHRLVRAGGFAAADLAAERTIDYPPGWGTRAVTDKWLPHRRSVIEVADQEFGIRLALNDFGVTLVPWSVAHDHAGAVGVPCTDRDLDWVVSIAHSSVRSPSTAARAVLDIVREVTTRTA
- a CDS encoding MFS transporter: MASTTSSPTTRLSRVIVLLFAVTAGSSAGCLYYLQPLLHEVGGDLHVSTTAAGLIISVTQVGYLIGLALVVPLGDFLDRRRLVGGLLVVSCIGLAIAAAAPTYAVLMIMVFAVGVSASAAQVVVPWAAAVAGPSERGAVVGTVMSGLLVGILFSRVLSGLIAQAGGWRTVLVVAAVMQVMMAAAVWWRAPHTAVERSGTTSYPRVLASIATLIRSESVLRHRMVLGGLNMAAFSAMWTAIAFLLAGAHGSSYHFSDAEIGLFGLAGVAGALAAPRVGRLADRGYLRHTQYGVWVVQLLSWGLLWAGAHQVLVLILALLVFDFGVQGVQIANQAAVYSLDGEARSRLTTAYMVAYFAGGVAGSAFGGWAYQTGGWNLVCAAGAATAVLGIVLWAAFAIGEREHSVQGIAAQQRLRGEVQAV
- a CDS encoding GntR family transcriptional regulator, whose protein sequence is MTQATTQLQIDLDRSTPVPLYHQLARAIEAAIIGGELAPGDRLENELDLAKRLKLSRPTIRQAIQELVDKGVVVRKRGVGTQVVQSPVNRSVELTSLFDDLSTAGMHPETQLLEYRRSVPDDDLRTDLGLDADAEAVTIRRLRSAGGEPLAVMTNHLPADICPPPGDLEDGGLYKGLRAKGVHIRLARQVIGAKAADAEEATLLDVEPGAPLLTMQRTAFDDAGKVVEVGRHAYRADRYFFETTVVDR
- the rsgA gene encoding ribosome small subunit-dependent GTPase A, with product MSRRADSYDESDVRVRPGKGSRPRTKTRPAHDDAESAMVVSVDRGRWGCVLGGDPDRRVVAMRARELGRTPIVVGDDVGVVGDLTGKPDSLARIVRVDERRTVLRRTADDTDPYERIVAANADRLLIVTAMADPPPRTGFVERALAAAYVGGLEPILCLTKSDLADPTEFTSAFDGLDLIIVRAGRDDPLDDVLGLLRGHLTALIGHSGVGKSTLVNRLVPEAERATGVVSGVGKGRHTSTASVALVLPPHPDDVRGPKNQGRRSWVIDTPGIRSFGLAHVDADDIVDAFDDLRDAIENCPRGCTHLGPPADPECALDALTGASHRRAMAVRRLLVAVGGGGTDPEPESTSVDSE
- a CDS encoding GNAT family N-acetyltransferase, yielding MRAEVSRLSETTEVPVCSDGVVTLRAHRSDDIDRVVGYATDPLTMRWARMPSPYGRSDAERFIDGALRGWDDGDSMTWAIEHEGRFAGSVELQGAGRIVEVGFVLHPDARGAGLARRAVVLAMTYAAAERDVEVVRFHAAEGNLASLRVAHAAGFTLLARLPDWLEMNSRVVDAWCAKWHAGDDFAPKSRWHATTFDTERFRLRPLAEKDDERIRETLDDPISRKYLFERPDPLSVEHAAVERTRKWWTAACGSTCTWAVADQETDEYMGDISIFAIDDVTGAEIGFYTHPASRGKGVLGEAFPAAVRHIFDVLDIRRLTMFAAASNEGSRALARNAGFTEFGTQPLAASSDGHIEDLVGYELLRENCTL
- a CDS encoding fatty acid desaturase family protein, yielding MAITDIPEYAHLSESDVEALGAELDAIRADIEAARGERDARYIRNTIRFQRGLELAGRTMIAGSRNRGLWWAGAATLGVAKIVENMELGHNVMHGQWDWMNDPEVHSTTWEWDNTDPSAHWKHTHNYIHHKYTNVLGMDDDVGYGLLRVTRDQRWQPFYLGNLVYNALLALLFEYGVAAQHLELGKKRRTPEAKEQFRRDLADVGRKVGRQLAKDYAVQPTLVAAAALAFGGDKRDAATAFRKAATADAMANVIRNVWTNAVIFCGHFPDGAEKFTKQDVDSETQAQWYLRQMLGSANFRCGPVLAFMSGNLSYQIEHHIFPDLPSNRLAEIAVRVRALCEKYDLPYTTGSFPLQYAKSWRTIAKLSLPDKYLSATADDAPETASERRFKQGLPEGTRLHATVDPLTGRRRGLRSAIKSMRERRRTRVGRSSQVVERRAA